A window of Aquitalea denitrificans contains these coding sequences:
- the minE gene encoding cell division topological specificity factor MinE, giving the protein MSLIDILFGKRQKTAAIARERLQIILAHERNGRSAPDYLPALQRELMEVISKYVSVNLDDIKVQVERQDDFEVLEVNIVLPEHQR; this is encoded by the coding sequence ATGTCCCTTATCGACATCCTGTTCGGCAAGCGCCAGAAAACCGCCGCCATTGCCAGAGAACGTCTGCAGATCATCCTGGCGCACGAGCGCAATGGCCGCAGCGCGCCCGACTACCTGCCCGCATTGCAGCGCGAGCTGATGGAGGTGATTTCCAAGTACGTGTCGGTCAATCTGGACGACATCAAGGTACAAGTGGAACGCCAGGACGACTTTGAGGTGCTGGAAGTCAACATCGTGCTGCCGGAGCACCAACGCTAA
- the minD gene encoding septum site-determining protein MinD, with amino-acid sequence MAKIIVVTSGKGGVGKTTTSASFASGLALRGHKTVVIDFDVGLRNLDLIMGCERRVVYDLINVVNGEASLNQALIKDKNCDNLYIIPASQTRDKDALSQEGVEKVLKDLADSGFEYIVCDSPAGIEKGALMALYFADEALIVTNPEVSSVRDSDRILGILASKSRRAEQGGEPVKEHLLITRYSPARVDKGEMLSVDDVKEILRVPLIGVIPESQTVLQASNSGTPAIHLKGSDVAEAYSDVIARFLGEDRPMRFLDAPKVGLLKRLFGG; translated from the coding sequence GTGGCAAAAATCATCGTCGTGACTTCCGGCAAAGGTGGTGTCGGCAAAACCACCACCAGTGCCAGCTTTGCCTCCGGCCTGGCCCTGCGCGGCCACAAGACCGTGGTGATCGACTTTGACGTCGGCCTGCGCAACCTGGACCTGATCATGGGCTGCGAGCGCCGTGTGGTGTACGACCTGATCAACGTAGTGAATGGCGAAGCATCACTGAACCAGGCGCTGATCAAGGACAAGAACTGCGACAACCTGTACATCATTCCGGCCTCGCAAACCCGCGACAAGGATGCGCTGTCGCAGGAAGGCGTGGAAAAGGTATTGAAGGATCTGGCTGACAGCGGCTTCGAGTACATCGTGTGCGACTCGCCGGCCGGTATCGAAAAGGGCGCGCTGATGGCGCTGTACTTTGCCGATGAAGCGCTGATCGTCACCAACCCGGAAGTCTCCTCGGTGCGCGACTCCGACCGCATCCTGGGCATTCTGGCTTCCAAATCGCGCCGTGCCGAACAGGGCGGCGAGCCGGTGAAGGAACACCTGCTGATCACCCGCTACTCCCCGGCCCGCGTGGACAAGGGCGAGATGCTGTCGGTGGATGACGTGAAGGAAATCCTGCGCGTACCGCTGATCGGTGTGATTCCGGAATCCCAGACCGTACTGCAAGCCTCCAACTCCGGTACACCTGCCATTCATCTGAAGGGCAGCGATGTAGCCGAAGCCTATTCTGACGTGATTGCACGTTTCCTGGGCGAAGATCGCCCCATGCGCTTCCTGGATGCCCCCAAGGTGGGCTTGCTCAAGCGCCTGTTCGGAGGTTAA
- a CDS encoding LysR family transcriptional regulator translates to MDFHLAALKAFVTAARESSFSRAADCLHLTQPGLSKRIRSLEDGLRVTLFDRIGRRTVLTEAGRAFLPYALRMLAEAEQASQLLRSLQPAQVGKLHLATTQHIGLYYLKPVLADFVRQYPGIDLTVDFKTSAETHKLLSQGELELGFMSEPPLHEQALDYVAVLEEKLCFAVAGQHPLALLDSLTLQDLARYPALLPGSNTRCRRLIENLFQQQATPLDVREPSNYLEALRMLVEAGLGWTALPEVMISSTLCRLPLAEHEPSRTIMLAYHRKISLSGPARLFLEWVKTHPLGVHSAA, encoded by the coding sequence ATGGATTTTCACCTAGCCGCCCTCAAGGCCTTTGTCACCGCCGCGCGTGAGTCGTCGTTTTCCCGCGCCGCCGACTGCCTGCACCTCACCCAGCCCGGTCTGTCCAAGCGCATCCGCAGCCTGGAGGATGGCCTGCGCGTCACGCTGTTCGACCGCATCGGCCGCCGTACGGTGCTGACCGAAGCCGGACGCGCCTTCCTGCCTTACGCCTTGCGCATGCTGGCGGAGGCGGAGCAGGCCAGCCAGCTGCTGCGCAGCCTGCAACCGGCCCAGGTGGGCAAGCTGCATCTGGCCACCACCCAGCATATCGGCTTGTACTACCTCAAGCCGGTGCTGGCGGATTTTGTGCGCCAGTATCCGGGCATCGACCTCACCGTGGACTTCAAGACTTCAGCCGAAACCCACAAGCTGCTGAGCCAGGGCGAGCTGGAACTGGGCTTCATGTCCGAGCCGCCCTTGCACGAGCAGGCGCTGGATTATGTGGCGGTGTTGGAAGAAAAACTGTGCTTTGCCGTAGCCGGGCAGCACCCGCTGGCCCTGCTGGACTCCCTGACCCTGCAGGACCTGGCGCGCTATCCCGCGCTGTTGCCCGGCAGCAATACCCGCTGCCGACGGCTGATCGAAAACCTGTTCCAGCAACAGGCCACCCCGCTGGACGTGCGTGAGCCGTCCAATTACCTAGAAGCCTTGCGCATGCTGGTGGAAGCCGGGCTGGGCTGGACTGCGCTGCCGGAAGTGATGATCAGCAGCACGCTGTGCCGTCTGCCGCTGGCAGAACACGAGCCTTCCCGCACCATCATGCTGGCCTACCACCGCAAGATCAGTCTGTCCGGCCCGGCGCGGCTGTTTCTGGAATGGGTCAAAACCCACCCGCTTGGCGTACACTCTGCCGCATGA
- a CDS encoding phasin family protein yields MFTNTQEFSALGQAQFDKAVRLSSIVLAGAERFASLQLELTRKLLDNNAKHFKALSEVKDPKAFAELQTSLAQPGLDQAFSVAREVYDVAVATQGELTSFVEEQLAEQNKLLLSNLDRLSKNAPAGSDVAVSALKTFVNSSNAAFESVSKTAKKVSAEIAEASVEAASNQAKATAAAVSRKKPAAPAAA; encoded by the coding sequence ATGTTTACCAATACCCAAGAATTTTCTGCTCTCGGCCAGGCGCAATTTGATAAAGCCGTTCGCCTGTCCTCCATCGTTCTGGCTGGCGCTGAACGTTTTGCCAGCCTGCAGCTGGAACTGACCCGCAAGTTGCTGGACAACAATGCCAAGCACTTCAAGGCACTGAGCGAAGTGAAAGATCCGAAAGCGTTTGCCGAACTGCAAACCAGTCTGGCTCAGCCGGGCCTGGACCAGGCATTCAGCGTGGCACGTGAAGTTTACGATGTGGCCGTTGCCACTCAGGGCGAACTGACTTCCTTCGTGGAAGAGCAGCTGGCCGAACAGAACAAGCTGCTGCTGAGCAATCTGGACCGCCTGTCCAAGAACGCTCCGGCTGGCTCTGACGTTGCCGTTTCTGCACTGAAAACTTTCGTGAACAGCTCCAATGCTGCTTTCGAAAGCGTGTCCAAGACAGCAAAGAAGGTGAGCGCCGAAATCGCTGAAGCCAGCGTGGAAGCTGCCAGCAATCAGGCCAAGGCCACTGCTGCTGCAGTTAGTCGCAAGAAGCCGGCTGCACCTGCTGCTGCCTGA
- a CDS encoding segregation and condensation protein A translates to MSSQTTPDNFALTAPQLPAGLPIAHVFGQPVLEVPQDLFIPPDALQVILESFEGPLDLLLYLIRKQNLDVLNIPMADITRQYMGYVDAMRTERLELAAEYLLMAALLIEIKSRLLLPRPPLDEEGEPDDPRAELVRRLLDYEQMKLAALALDKLPQADRDFAWLAVLIEQGAEARLPDVAAVDLRQAWLAILSRAKHKRSHKVEKDELSVREQMSWILRYLSGREYVPFEELFEVDKGVAHLVVNFIAVLELVKEGLIKVSQEEAYQPIYVRIAIN, encoded by the coding sequence ATGAGTAGCCAGACCACGCCCGACAACTTTGCCCTGACCGCGCCGCAACTGCCGGCCGGCCTGCCCATCGCCCATGTATTCGGTCAGCCGGTGCTGGAAGTGCCGCAGGACCTGTTCATCCCGCCCGATGCCTTGCAGGTGATCCTGGAAAGCTTCGAAGGCCCGCTGGACCTGTTGCTCTACCTGATCCGCAAGCAAAATCTGGATGTGCTGAATATTCCGATGGCTGACATCACTCGCCAGTACATGGGCTATGTGGACGCCATGCGCACCGAGCGGCTGGAGCTGGCGGCGGAATACCTGCTGATGGCGGCCTTGCTGATTGAAATCAAATCGCGGCTGCTGCTGCCGCGTCCGCCGCTGGATGAAGAGGGCGAACCGGACGACCCGCGTGCCGAGCTGGTGCGCCGCCTGCTGGATTACGAACAGATGAAGCTGGCTGCACTGGCGCTGGACAAGCTGCCGCAGGCCGACCGCGATTTTGCCTGGCTGGCAGTACTGATCGAGCAGGGGGCCGAGGCGCGGCTGCCGGATGTGGCAGCGGTAGATCTGCGTCAGGCCTGGCTGGCCATTCTGTCCAGGGCAAAGCACAAGCGCAGTCACAAGGTGGAAAAGGACGAGCTGTCGGTACGCGAGCAAATGAGCTGGATCCTGCGCTACCTGTCCGGGCGCGAATACGTGCCGTTCGAAGAGCTGTTCGAGGTGGACAAGGGCGTCGCCCATCTGGTGGTCAACTTCATTGCGGTGCTGGAGCTGGTGAAGGAAGGGCTGATCAAGGTGAGTCAAGAGGAAGCCTATCAGCCCATTTATGTACGCATTGCCATCAACTGA
- a CDS encoding MarR family winged helix-turn-helix transcriptional regulator, whose product MPDTDSSIDLRAAMEVFFHAYKAFTAKPDEILARRGLARVHHRILFFVARYPGLSVKDLLGALDVTKQAINMPLRQLVEMGLIASVAASHDKRVKQLSLTSEGRKLEEALHKEQARLLSQAFSRIGDTATRDWMAVNSQLSGRADAEEAGH is encoded by the coding sequence ATGCCTGACACCGATAGCTCGATTGACCTGCGCGCGGCCATGGAAGTGTTTTTCCATGCCTACAAGGCCTTTACCGCCAAGCCGGATGAAATCCTGGCCCGCCGTGGCCTGGCGCGTGTACACCACCGTATCCTGTTCTTCGTGGCCCGCTATCCCGGCCTGTCGGTCAAGGACCTGCTGGGCGCGCTGGATGTCACCAAGCAAGCCATCAACATGCCGCTACGCCAGTTGGTGGAGATGGGGCTGATTGCCAGCGTGGCAGCCAGCCACGACAAGCGGGTGAAGCAACTGTCGCTGACCAGCGAAGGCCGCAAGCTGGAAGAAGCCCTGCACAAGGAACAAGCCCGCCTGCTCAGCCAGGCCTTCAGCCGCATTGGTGATACTGCCACCCGCGACTGGATGGCGGTTAACAGCCAGCTGTCCGGCCGCGCCGATGCCGAGGAAGCTGGCCACTGA
- a CDS encoding LysR substrate-binding domain-containing protein has translation MTLTELRYIVAVARERHFGRAAQSCFVSQPTLSIAIKKLEDELGITLFERGGQEVAVTEIGERIIEQSQRVLEEAETVKRLAGEHQNELVGPLKLGVIFTISPYLLPRLIPALRILAPDMPLILEENYTARLAEMLKRGEVDAIIVADPFDEAGTVAWPLYDEPFVVATPKGHPWEKQECVNASQLTDESVLLLTQGNCFRDQVLQACSELASKQNHHSGLASTLQGSSLNTIRHMVASGMGVTVMPSTSIGPGDDSLLSVVPFQAPVPERRVLLVTRKQFFRKKAVETLQQAVFRSGLAGVAMLEGEGPISG, from the coding sequence ATGACGCTGACCGAACTCCGCTACATCGTGGCCGTGGCGCGCGAGCGCCATTTTGGCCGCGCCGCACAAAGCTGCTTTGTCAGCCAGCCCACTCTGTCCATCGCCATCAAGAAGCTGGAAGACGAACTGGGCATCACCTTGTTTGAGCGTGGTGGCCAGGAAGTGGCGGTGACGGAAATTGGCGAGCGCATCATCGAACAGTCGCAGCGCGTGCTGGAAGAGGCCGAAACCGTCAAACGGCTGGCCGGTGAACACCAGAACGAGCTGGTGGGCCCGCTCAAGCTGGGGGTGATCTTTACCATCAGCCCCTACCTGCTACCACGACTGATTCCCGCCCTGCGCATTCTGGCACCGGACATGCCGCTGATCCTGGAAGAGAACTACACCGCGCGGCTGGCTGAAATGCTCAAGCGCGGTGAGGTAGATGCCATCATCGTGGCCGACCCGTTCGACGAAGCCGGTACCGTGGCCTGGCCGCTGTATGACGAACCCTTTGTCGTAGCCACACCCAAAGGCCATCCGTGGGAAAAGCAGGAGTGTGTGAATGCCAGTCAGCTGACTGACGAAAGCGTGCTGCTGTTGACACAGGGTAACTGCTTCCGCGACCAGGTATTGCAAGCATGCAGCGAACTGGCCAGCAAGCAGAACCACCACTCCGGTCTGGCCAGCACTCTGCAGGGCAGCTCGCTTAATACCATCCGCCACATGGTGGCCAGCGGCATGGGCGTGACCGTAATGCCATCCACCTCCATCGGCCCAGGTGACGACAGCCTGCTGTCGGTGGTCCCCTTCCAGGCCCCAGTACCCGAACGGCGGGTACTGCTGGTGACACGCAAGCAGTTTTTCCGCAAGAAGGCCGTGGAAACCCTGCAGCAGGCGGTATTCCGTTCCGGGCTGGCTGGCGTTGCCATGCTGGAAGGCGAAGGACCGATTAGCGGCTGA
- the minC gene encoding septum site-determining protein MinC, producing MSSAANAFDIKSASLDLLALILHTDNLEELTSALNTRFGPAVDAPAEAFMLDVEALPQAAETEYGRLLPMLSRHGIRIVALRHPDSAMAEVASRYGLAYVRGGLPARSSQTVSEPQAKPVEAAPVAAPVPPPSTMIVDRPVRAGQQIYARGCDLVVLAMVSAGAEVIADGNIHVYAPLRGRALAGARGNTSARIFVRSMEAELVSIAGVYRTIEQALPESIKGKPTQIQLENERLVMTALGE from the coding sequence ATGAGCTCTGCGGCCAACGCCTTTGACATCAAATCTGCCAGCCTGGATCTGCTGGCCCTGATTCTCCACACGGACAATCTGGAAGAACTCACCAGCGCCCTGAACACCCGCTTCGGCCCCGCCGTTGATGCACCTGCCGAAGCCTTCATGCTGGATGTGGAAGCCCTGCCCCAGGCAGCGGAAACCGAGTATGGCCGGTTGCTCCCCATGCTCAGCCGCCATGGCATTCGCATTGTGGCGCTGCGCCACCCGGATTCAGCCATGGCCGAAGTGGCCAGCCGCTACGGCCTTGCCTATGTGCGCGGCGGCTTGCCGGCACGCTCCAGCCAGACGGTCAGCGAGCCGCAGGCCAAGCCGGTGGAAGCCGCCCCGGTCGCGGCACCGGTGCCCCCGCCCAGCACCATGATCGTGGATCGCCCGGTACGCGCCGGCCAGCAGATTTATGCCCGTGGCTGCGACCTGGTGGTACTGGCCATGGTCAGCGCCGGTGCCGAGGTGATTGCCGATGGCAACATCCATGTCTATGCCCCGCTGCGTGGCCGCGCGCTGGCAGGTGCCCGTGGCAATACCAGCGCGCGCATCTTCGTGCGCAGCATGGAGGCCGAACTGGTTTCCATTGCCGGGGTCTATCGCACCATCGAACAGGCCTTGCCGGAAAGCATCAAGGGCAAGCCTACCCAGATTCAACTTGAAAACGAGCGCCTGGTCATGACCGCGCTTGGCGAATAA
- a CDS encoding NUDIX domain-containing protein, giving the protein MSARRWPSLTALAVRAGKWVAALRSPVLHSVRQSHHGQQPAIAGAAVRLLAGRRGPRASIVIIQDGKLLMMQRIKNGKEYYVLPGGTIKAGETPAMACVRETREETGLNVWLAEQLAELEHKGRIEHVFLASKFRGTLQLGGPELARMSEDNQYHLLWLDYKQLQQLKLRPKNLLVYCQEWLWPQDQ; this is encoded by the coding sequence GTGAGCGCTCGCCGTTGGCCGTCACTGACGGCGCTGGCGGTGCGAGCAGGCAAATGGGTGGCTGCCTTGCGGTCACCCGTTTTGCATTCTGTCCGCCAATCGCATCATGGACAGCAGCCGGCAATAGCCGGTGCTGCCGTACGCTTGCTGGCCGGTCGGCGCGGGCCGCGTGCATCCATTGTCATCATCCAGGATGGCAAGCTGTTGATGATGCAGCGCATCAAAAATGGCAAGGAGTATTATGTCCTGCCCGGCGGCACCATCAAGGCTGGCGAAACCCCGGCCATGGCCTGTGTGCGTGAAACCCGCGAGGAGACCGGCCTGAATGTATGGCTGGCCGAGCAACTGGCCGAGCTGGAGCACAAGGGGCGCATCGAACATGTGTTTCTGGCCAGCAAGTTTCGTGGCACCCTGCAGCTGGGTGGGCCGGAGCTGGCACGCATGAGCGAGGATAATCAGTATCATCTGCTGTGGCTGGATTACAAGCAGTTGCAACAGCTGAAGCTGCGGCCAAAGAATCTGCTGGTGTACTGCCAGGAATGGTTGTGGCCGCAGGACCAATGA
- a CDS encoding PLP-dependent aminotransferase family protein produces the protein MFSERIERLMGSLIREILAAAQRPEVISFAGGLPAASCLPKLDFSGMPQALAQYGTTEGEPELRELIAAQARKMGLDCTAQQVLVLSGSQQAIDLASKLFIDPGTPLVTEGPTYLAALQSFNLFGARITAVAQENGQLSPDKLDQALRTAKPRLTYLIPSFQNPSGACYSEENRRALAEVIDSHGLPVYEDDPYRALSYDGEAPAPLVSHLKNTPWIYAGSFSKTLAPGLREGYLIASPELYPHLVKLKQSTDLHSNRPGQWFIAQQLASPDFPAHLQSLRDTYRVGRDAMQAALEKHFADLADWQVPKGGLFFWLTLKQPQDTRELLKVALAECNVAFMPGEPFYPNPADGIGHLRLNFSHAAPERIDEGIARLAQLVRRAAA, from the coding sequence ATGTTTTCAGAACGTATCGAACGACTGATGGGTTCGCTGATCCGCGAAATCCTGGCTGCAGCACAGCGCCCGGAAGTCATTTCCTTTGCCGGCGGACTGCCGGCAGCCAGCTGTCTGCCCAAGCTGGACTTCAGCGGCATGCCGCAGGCACTGGCGCAATACGGTACCACCGAGGGGGAACCGGAACTGCGCGAACTGATTGCCGCCCAGGCGCGCAAGATGGGGCTGGATTGCACTGCTCAGCAGGTACTGGTGCTGTCGGGTTCGCAGCAGGCCATCGACCTGGCTTCCAAGCTGTTCATCGACCCGGGTACACCGCTGGTGACAGAAGGCCCCACCTATCTGGCTGCCTTGCAGTCCTTCAATCTGTTTGGTGCCAGGATCACGGCCGTGGCACAGGAAAACGGTCAGCTGTCCCCGGACAAGCTGGATCAGGCCTTGCGCACGGCCAAGCCACGGCTGACCTATCTGATTCCCAGCTTCCAGAACCCCTCCGGTGCCTGTTATAGCGAGGAAAACCGCCGGGCGCTGGCCGAGGTGATCGACAGCCATGGCTTGCCGGTTTACGAGGATGATCCGTACCGCGCGCTTTCCTACGATGGCGAGGCACCGGCACCGCTGGTCAGCCACCTGAAGAACACGCCGTGGATTTATGCCGGTTCCTTCTCCAAGACGCTGGCACCGGGCCTGCGCGAAGGTTATCTGATTGCCTCGCCCGAGCTGTATCCGCATCTGGTCAAGCTCAAGCAATCCACCGACCTGCACAGCAATCGCCCCGGTCAGTGGTTTATTGCCCAGCAGCTGGCCAGCCCGGACTTCCCGGCGCATCTGCAATCACTGCGCGATACTTACCGTGTGGGGCGTGATGCCATGCAGGCTGCGCTGGAAAAGCACTTTGCTGATCTGGCTGACTGGCAGGTTCCCAAGGGCGGGCTGTTTTTCTGGCTGACGCTGAAGCAGCCGCAGGACACGCGCGAGCTGCTGAAAGTGGCGCTGGCAGAATGCAATGTCGCCTTCATGCCGGGGGAGCCTTTCTACCCGAATCCGGCAGATGGCATCGGCCACTTGCGCCTCAACTTCAGCCACGCTGCGCCGGAGCGCATTGACGAGGGCATCGCCCGTCTGGCCCAGCTGGTACGCAGGGCTGCCGCCTGA
- the greB gene encoding transcription elongation factor GreB, with protein sequence MSKAFTRENDEAEDDLPVEQRLPASTKNYITPGGWLRLKDELYQLVNKERPEVVQIVNWAASNGDRSENGDYLYGKRRLREIDRRIRFLTKRLELAEVVDPEAREATDQVFFSATVLIERGDGSEQLLRIVGVDEIDLSRGHISWISPIARTLIKAREGDSVLFRGPDGAEDIEILEVRYEKIS encoded by the coding sequence ATGAGCAAGGCATTTACTCGAGAAAACGACGAGGCTGAAGACGATCTGCCAGTCGAGCAGCGACTGCCGGCATCCACCAAGAACTACATCACGCCCGGTGGCTGGTTGCGGCTGAAGGACGAGTTGTACCAGTTGGTCAACAAGGAAAGGCCGGAAGTGGTGCAGATCGTCAACTGGGCCGCCAGCAATGGCGATCGCTCGGAAAATGGCGATTATCTGTACGGCAAGCGCCGCTTGCGCGAAATCGACCGCCGCATCCGCTTTCTGACCAAGCGGCTGGAGCTGGCTGAGGTAGTGGACCCGGAAGCGCGTGAAGCGACCGATCAGGTATTTTTCTCGGCAACCGTGCTGATTGAGCGTGGAGATGGCAGCGAGCAGCTGCTGCGCATCGTCGGGGTGGATGAAATTGATCTGTCGCGTGGTCATATCAGCTGGATTTCCCCGATTGCCCGCACCCTGATCAAGGCGCGTGAAGGGGATAGCGTGCTGTTTCGTGGCCCGGACGGCGCGGAAGATATCGAAATCCTCGAAGTGCGCTACGAAAAGATCAGCTAA
- the scpB gene encoding SMC-Scp complex subunit ScpB, translated as MSTITDLNYLKIVLETALLTATEPLSVSQLKKLFTEDIKASLLNDILEDIQSDWRGRGVELVKLASGWRFRARAEFTPYLSRLNPEKPPRYSRAVMETLAIIAYKQPVTRGDIESIRGVSVSTNVMQTLLERGWIEVIGHKDVPGRPGLYATTRKFLDDLGFVSLRDLPPLADLGTLVIPDAQPQEIGSEEAEDTLPLDDEADNLEPQAQ; from the coding sequence ATGTCCACCATCACCGACTTAAACTATCTCAAGATCGTGCTGGAAACGGCATTATTGACCGCGACGGAACCCTTGTCGGTATCCCAGCTCAAAAAGCTGTTTACCGAAGACATCAAGGCCAGTCTGCTGAATGACATTCTGGAAGACATCCAGTCTGACTGGCGTGGCCGTGGTGTGGAGCTGGTGAAACTGGCCAGTGGCTGGCGCTTTCGCGCCCGGGCCGAATTTACCCCCTATCTGTCACGGCTGAACCCGGAAAAACCGCCGCGTTACTCGCGTGCCGTGATGGAAACCCTGGCGATTATCGCCTACAAACAACCTGTTACCCGTGGTGATATCGAATCCATTCGTGGCGTGTCGGTATCCACCAATGTGATGCAAACCCTGCTGGAGCGGGGTTGGATTGAAGTAATCGGGCACAAGGACGTGCCCGGCCGGCCGGGGCTGTATGCCACCACCCGCAAGTTTCTGGATGATCTTGGCTTTGTTTCGCTAAGGGATCTGCCACCGCTGGCAGACTTGGGAACACTGGTCATACCCGATGCCCAGCCACAAGAGATCGGCAGCGAAGAAGCCGAAGACACTCTCCCCCTCGACGATGAGGCGGACAATCTGGAGCCACAAGCTCAATAG
- the rluB gene encoding 23S rRNA pseudouridine(2605) synthase RluB produces the protein MQAKPTGSGKRSQSENNRQQQAARRQEKAERLQAEGGEALQHERRFGNKNAAMPVADGEQSPREQRRAPAAGKPRAEGKSLVIKAKKLRLRSPSQDVKEKSKRLREVRLDKEQIEPVRLQKALSASGVGSRREMEEWIEAGLVMVNGKKANLGDRVGPEDRVTAKGDVIKLKWADRLPRIIMYHKQEGEIVSRDDPEGRVSVFERLPQAKSSRWVAVGRLDVNTSGLLLITTSGELANRMMHPSFEVEREYAVRVLGELTPEIAKEMTAGVELEDGPAAFQRVFQRGGAEEGANQWYNVVIKEGRNREVRRMFEHFGLTVSRLIRVRFGNLGLPPRLKRGQFYELNEAEVAAVMKWSDLTMTGRKKTRGSKAE, from the coding sequence GTGCAGGCCAAGCCCACCGGCAGCGGCAAGCGTAGTCAGTCGGAAAACAACCGCCAGCAGCAGGCTGCCCGTCGCCAGGAAAAGGCCGAACGTTTGCAGGCTGAAGGTGGTGAAGCGCTGCAGCACGAACGTCGCTTCGGCAACAAAAATGCCGCCATGCCGGTAGCCGATGGAGAACAAAGCCCGCGCGAACAGCGTCGTGCTCCCGCCGCGGGCAAACCGCGCGCAGAAGGCAAGTCGCTGGTAATCAAGGCAAAAAAGTTGCGTCTGCGCAGCCCGAGTCAGGACGTGAAAGAAAAGTCCAAGCGGCTGCGCGAGGTGCGCCTCGACAAGGAACAGATTGAACCGGTACGCCTGCAAAAAGCGCTTTCCGCTTCCGGCGTCGGCTCGCGCCGCGAAATGGAAGAATGGATTGAAGCCGGTCTGGTGATGGTCAATGGCAAGAAAGCCAATCTGGGCGACCGTGTCGGCCCGGAAGACCGCGTCACCGCCAAGGGTGATGTGATCAAGCTCAAATGGGCCGACCGCCTGCCACGCATCATCATGTACCACAAGCAAGAAGGTGAAATCGTTTCCCGCGACGACCCGGAAGGCCGTGTCAGCGTGTTTGAGCGCCTGCCGCAAGCCAAGAGCAGCCGCTGGGTGGCCGTGGGCCGTCTGGACGTCAACACCTCCGGCCTGTTGCTGATCACCACCAGTGGTGAACTGGCCAACCGCATGATGCACCCCAGCTTTGAAGTGGAGCGTGAATACGCCGTGCGCGTGCTGGGTGAACTGACACCGGAAATCGCCAAGGAAATGACCGCAGGTGTCGAGCTGGAAGACGGCCCGGCTGCCTTCCAGCGTGTATTCCAGCGCGGTGGTGCCGAAGAAGGTGCCAACCAGTGGTACAACGTGGTGATCAAGGAAGGGCGTAACCGCGAAGTGCGTCGCATGTTCGAACACTTCGGCCTGACCGTCAGCCGCCTGATCCGCGTGCGCTTTGGCAACCTGGGCCTGCCCCCGCGCCTTAAGCGTGGCCAGTTCTACGAACTGAACGAAGCCGAAGTGGCTGCGGTGATGAAGTGGTCTGACCTGACCATGACCGGCCGCAAGAAAACCCGCGGCAGCAAGGCCGAGTGA